In Podospora pseudopauciseta strain CBS 411.78 chromosome 2 map unlocalized CBS411.78m_2, whole genome shotgun sequence, the genomic stretch CACGCCctcccctcgtcctcctACCGCCCCATCTTGTTGTTCAAGAGGATGAGGCATCCCACAGGTTGATCGTACGTCGAATAGCGTCGCCAAGGGCGGTAGGCAAAATCCGCACCATAAAGTAAGGATCATTAACGTCCCGGATATCATCCTCTCCGTAAGACCACCCACTCCACCAGTTGTGGGCGATACACGGCTTGAATATGTTTTGCTGGGCCATATTGGCCAGGTGAGCCATGATGACTCCCGCCGTTGACGGGTAGTTGTAAACGAGGACACTGCAACTGCCGTTGTTGTCAGTGCAGAGGGCTTAGGCCTTGGGCTCGAATAATTCCACTTTGTCGTCTCGGTTTCCGATTTCCAGTTCTTGTTAACAACCATGTGAAACCGAAACTACCGGCCCTCTATAGGTGGTAGGCATGTAGCAATGTCGTGTATTCTTATAGGGAACACTTACTCCAAAGCTGTTCTATTGCTGTCTGGCAGTCCTCCTTCACCAGTGTCGATGTCTTGTTTGACAGGAAACATTCCGCTGTGGGATTCTTTGATTTGCTGGGCAGGTCATCCTCGTTTGGGGGAggaccaacagcaacatccgGGTCCTTCTGCCCCGTGAAATCGACGACCTTATTGTTAGCGTTCCATGTCTCGGAAATGCTGTTTGTGATATGGCCCTGCTGGTAGAGGAATGCGGTAACGTCCAGTAGAATCTAGGTCAGATTGGCATGTGCGATCTTTGGGTATATTTTAGTTCTATTGGACATTATACGCGTCAAAACTTATGGTACCTTCCGGGTCGGCGTGCTCTGCGGCGTATGCGTCGAATTGTTTAAGGACTTGATAGCCGTCGACTGCGCTCTCAATTTCTTTGAAGATAGGGCCACGCTGCATGGCCTGGACTTCAGATGATGCGGCAACAACCGACTTCAAAAGGTTGAAACAGAAAATGAGGGCGAGAACAatcatgatgatgttgatgttttcCTTGGTCTCTAGAagatgtggatgatgatgatgtttaAGAAATTAGCTGTACACTTATCAAAGATCTCCCTGTTATATAGCCAACAATAAGGAGAGACATTTTTAGAAATGTCAGAAACTGTTACATCCGCCGGTTCCGTTACAATTGATTCGTCTCATCTACTGTTTTTATCTCCCGCCTGACAGATGTGTTTGCTTTACAAGCAAAGAAACATACGTGCGTATTGTAGCTACCATTCATGATTCATTGTCCTTATTGGATGAGAATTGTAGCGAAAATCTCGGGCATATGTGACAGGAAATCAACACTTACTATATCAATCTCTAGTTCCATATCGCCCATAAAACTCCGGGTGTGGGACAATCTCGCTGTTCCCAGTGACTCCTCGTTGGGCCCACTGACAACCTCATGTTGGGTGTCAACAAGGGTTTGTTGCCTGTTTGGCGAATTTGATTCGTAATCGCGCTTTGATTCATAAAGGCCAGCACATGCCACTTTTCAAGCCAAACGTGCCACATTTTCATCAAATTTGAAAATCTTTTCGAATTTCCATCATTCGGCTGTGATAGTCAATCGTCAAGCTAGTGCGTGGTGTGTGGTTAGATTGAGCCATGTCTCAGGAATGGGATGTAGCGCCTGCTGCAGTTGTGACAGACTTTGTCGAGCGGTAAGCAAACCACCTTCATTCCAACCTCCCAGCATTATGCCAACAGTAACGGCTGACCAATTTTCATTGATTGCTTAGCTGTTCTCAACTACACCTCCCTCTTGTCATTCTTTCAGCGTCTTGCATCTTGCTCACATGGCAATTGCGAAAAACATCACCCGCCCAACAACGTACCGCTCAACCCCCCGCCAAATCTGTCCGCGGTGCCTTTCTGACTGCCCTGGAAGGCTTCCTACTGGCGACGACCCTGTCGCTAAACTGGGAGGGCCTCGCTGCAAGTGCGTCTGCTAGTTCCCGGGTCGGCATCACCTTCGGATCCTACCTAGGCGGATTGTATGTCTTGTCTCTGCTGCCGCCCACCGGCCTTGAGCATGCCGGAAGGGTTACTCGCTATCATTCGGCTACACTCTATGCTATTCTCTTGCTCTTGTCCGCCGTAACCAGTGGTGCTGATTCCATCGCTACCAATGTATCATTATCTCTGCTCATCACTGCGTTGCTCTCGCCGCGCCCGCACCAGAAGGATGGCCCCCTTGAGCTGAACGCGACGGGTGAATCCCAGTCCAGCATTTTTGGTCTTTGGTCGTTTGCCTGGCTAGACGGCATGCTCTTCAAGGCCTGGCGCACTGGGAGTCTCCAGTCTCGAGACGTACCGGAGCCCGCTTTGCTCAGCGCTGCCGACAAGCTTGTGATTCGAACCAAGCTGAGGAGGTGAGTCGTACATCTACCGTTATTACCATGTGTAACATGTATTGTGCTGACATTTCCCACCTGAGACCCAGTGGGTCCCTTGTTCATAGCCTTCTACGATACTTCGGACCCCAGCTGGCAGTTCAGGGCGTTGTGGCGGTTGCTTGGGCAGTCCTGACCTTCATGCCCACTTTGTTGTTAAGGTCAATCCTTCAATTTGTCGAGGGGCCAACAGAGTCCTCCATCGAGGAAGCTCAGGGTTATGTGGTGCTCGTATTTGTCACCAGTGTTTTGGCATCCGCTGCTGAGGCTCGAACCATTTGGCTTGGCCAGAAGATTGGGCTCCGGCTGAAGACAATCCTGATCGGCGAGGTCTATCACAAAGCCCTGAGGCGGCCGATGGCCGTTGGATCCTCGAGCGGTGGGCCTGAAGGGAAAACGGCTGATATTGGCACCATCATGAACCTCTTCACCGGCGATATCAACCAACTTGCTGATTTGGGGGCAAACATGCATCAGGTCTGGGCCTCAGTCCCCGTTCAAATATTCATAGCTGTCACGCTGCTCTGCTGGACTTTGGGACTCAGCGCGTTTGCAGGAATTGTGGTGATGGGCCTGATGGTGCCTGTCAACTCATGCATCGCCCGAAGTTTGGGTGCCATCCATATGCAAGTCATGGCTGCATCAGATGCCAGAATTCAGAGCACTACCGAGATGATACGAAGTATTCGAGTGATCAAGCTCACTGCTTGGGACTCCTTTTTTCAGCAAAAGATAGGTGACCAACGGGCCGCCGAACTCAAGGTACTTGATACCCGTTATATGCTCTGGACGATCTCTGCAACAATATGGTACGGTCTGCCGTTGCTGAttaccttttcttctttcttttgttaCACAATAATCGGGGGAAATTCATTGACACCTTCACTTACCTTCACGTCACTATctctcttcaacctcttgaAGTCGCCGCTCGACGACTTGATCAGCATTATTGGACGTGTCCAGAATTTCCTTGTAGCCGCCAGGCGGGTGGAGGGTTtcttggatgaggaggaaacAGAGAAACATCACGTTCTTGGTTCTCACACTGGTGGCCAAGTGGAAATTGGCTTCGAGCACGCGACATTCTCCTGGCCAGGACAGAGCAAGGCGGCAGATATCTCATCAAAGGACGGCAAGGCAACAGAAAATCCCAAATCCTTCTCTCTGAAAAATCTGAACTTCAAATTCAAGGTCGGAAAGCTCAATATCGTCATTGGAGCTACCGGAAGCGGCAAGTCTTCACTCCTACACGCGCTATTGGGAGAGATGCCGCTTGTATCGGGAAATGTGAGGATGCCTGCCGCAGCTTCTCGCGAAACTCTACCTAAGGACGAGAAGACAGATTTGGTCGAGGGTGTAGCGTTTTGTGCTCAGGAGGCTTGGCTAACCAACAACACGGTGCGCAACAACATCCTCTTCGGTCAACCGCTTATTGAAGAGCGCTACAGGGCTGTCCTACAGGCCTGCGCTCTTAAGCCTGACCTGAAAATACTGCCTCAAGGTGATCTAACCTccgttggggagggaggcgtttCTCTCTCTGGTGGACAGAAACAGCGCGTCTCCCTCGCACGCGCTGTTTATTCCAATGCGCGCCATCTGCTTCTTGATGACTGCTTGAGTGCTGTTGATGCTCACACCGCTTCCTGGGTCTTCGAAAGGTGCATTACAGGACGCTTGATGCAAGGACGTACGTGCATTCTGGCTACACACAATGTAGCGCTTACAGCACCTGGCGCGGATTACATCCTCCGCATCGACAATGGTACCGTGGTTGCCGCGGGTTCGCAACAGGACTTGGCAGTTCAAGGTCAACTTCCGGAACTTGCAAATGGGCCGGGCAACCATGCCACGCCTGAGGAGGTACCGGGCGATCGGGAAGCGGATCAGAAGCCCGTGGACGAAAAGAAGGGCAAGGAAGGGGAAAATTCTGACTCGCATGCCACTGAACCTGCTGGGCTGAACACAAGACAGACCATCATCAAATATCTCGCTTCCATGGGCGGACGGAAATACTGGATCTCCCtggtcgtcttcttcgtGGCGCAACAAGTTGGTTCCATCACCGTGAACTGGTGGGTTCAACGACTCTCCAACGCAACGGTAGAAGTGCAACCCCGAGAAGATAATACAATCGAAGAGTCTCACTCATGGAGATTGAAGCACTACTTTGTGATCTACGGTCTTCTCCTTGCTGTCTATTTTGCAGTCGGCTTCATGAGACTGTACATGTTGTCCATCGGCTCGCTGACGGCCTCGGTACGCATCCACGATAGTCTTCTCAAGTCTATTCTGAGTGCGGCTCTCAAGTTTTTCGATGATAAATCATTTGGTCAGTTGATCGGAGTGTTCTCTGGGGACATGCGGACTGTTGATCAAGACTTGGCCATGCTCGCCATTGCCACCCTACATTTCGTAGGGTCACTTATTGCTACCACCATTCTCATCGTCTTCATTACTCCGCAGTTCTCCCTCCCAGCGATTCTCATCTCTCTTGTCTACTACTTTATTGCCAAGGTCTACATCTCCTCATCGAGCGACCTCAAAGCTCTTGAATCGACGCGCCAGTCTCGGGTTTTCCAGCATTTTCATGAGACGCTCTCGGGAACCGTCACTATCCGTGCCTACGGCGCAGAGAGGGAATATCTGACTCAAAGTTCAGCTCTTCTTCGGAAGTTAAACCAGCCTTCATTCTTTCTGCGGGCCACGGAAAGGTGGTTGGTTCTCCGGCTCAGTCTTACAAGTGCCTTTGTTTCCCTATTTGCGGGCTCCTTTTCCATCAGGAGTAACGGGGATGCCGGCACTATTGGGCTCAGCATGTCATATGCCATTGTTTTCTCGGAACAGGTACTGTGGTTGATTCGATATTACATGGTGACTATCCAGAACATGACTGCGTAAGTCGTCTACACTCTTCAAAGCAGTGAATCAACAAGCTAATTCCATGCCTTCTAGTCTCCAGCGCGTTTGTGGCTGCTTGGATGAAAGTACCGGGGCACAAGAGGAAAAATCCACCAGGGAACCAAGCAAAGAATGGCCTTCGTCAGGCTTCGTAGAATACCGCACAGTCTCTGCTCGCTACGCAGCCCATCTAGACCCCGTACTTAGGAATCTTTCTTTCCAAGTCCGGCctttggagagggtgggcATCGTCGGCCGTACTGGTGCTGGAAAATCTAGTCTGGCACTCACTC encodes the following:
- a CDS encoding uncharacterized protein (EggNog:ENOG503NUKV; COG:Q), translating into MSQEWDVAPAAVVTDFVERCSQLHLPLVILSASCILLTWQLRKTSPAQQRTAQPPAKSVRGAFLTALEGFLLATTLSLNWEGLAASASASSRVGITFGSYLGGLYVLSLLPPTGLEHAGRVTRYHSATLYAILLLLSAVTSGADSIATNVSLSLLITALLSPRPHQKDGPLELNATGESQSSIFGLWSFAWLDGMLFKAWRTGSLQSRDVPEPALLSAADKLVIRTKLRRPSGSLVHSLLRYFGPQLAVQGVVAVAWAVLTFMPTLLLRSILQFVEGPTESSIEEAQGYVVLVFVTSVLASAAEARTIWLGQKIGLRLKTILIGEVYHKALRRPMAVGSSSGGPEGKTADIGTIMNLFTGDINQLADLGANMHQVWASVPVQIFIAVTLLCWTLGLSAFAGIVVMGLMVPVNSCIARSLGAIHMQVMAASDARIQSTTEMIRSIRVIKLTAWDSFFQQKIGDQRAAELKVLDTRYMLWTISATIWYGLPLLITFSSFFCYTIIGGNSLTPSLTFTSLSLFNLLKSPLDDLISIIGRVQNFLVAARRVEGFLDEEETEKHHVLGSHTGGQVEIGFEHATFSWPGQSKAADISSKDGKATENPKSFSLKNLNFKFKVGKLNIVIGATGSGKSSLLHALLGEMPLVSGNVRMPAAASRETLPKDEKTDLVEGVAFCAQEAWLTNNTVRNNILFGQPLIEERYRAVLQACALKPDLKILPQGDLTSVGEGGVSLSGGQKQRVSLARAVYSNARHLLLDDCLSAVDAHTASWVFERCITGRLMQGRTCILATHNVALTAPGADYILRIDNGTVVAAGSQQDLAVQGQLPELANGPGNHATPEEVPGDREADQKPVDEKKGKEGENSDSHATEPAGLNTRQTIIKYLASMGGRKYWISLVVFFVAQQVGSITVNWWVQRLSNATVEVQPREDNTIEESHSWRLKHYFVIYGLLLAVYFAVGFMRLYMLSIGSLTASVRIHDSLLKSILSAALKFFDDKSFGQLIGVFSGDMRTVDQDLAMLAIATLHFVGSLIATTILIVFITPQFSLPAILISLVYYFIAKVYISSSSDLKALESTRQSRVFQHFHETLSGTVTIRAYGAEREYLTQSSALLRKLNQPSFFLRATERWLVLRLSLTSAFVSLFAGSFSIRSNGDAGTIGLSMSYAIVFSEQVLWLIRYYMVTIQNMTALQRVCGCLDESTGAQEEKSTREPSKEWPSSGFVEYRTVSARYAAHLDPVLRNLSFQVRPLERVGIVGRTGAGKSSLALTLLRGLEIESGQILIDGLDTKTIDLHTLRSRLSYVPQDPTLFAGALRLNLDPYNEHTDEEVLDALKRVGLFDSSEGRGKFTDLSFTLAERGSNISQGQRQLVCIASSVLKGSKVVVLDEATASIDHESDIKIQACIRSMEATVITIAHRLRTVIDYDRILSLDAGCMKECDHSWELLQQKNGVFRGMCDAAVDREELFALSKAAWDSRHSA